One window of Salegentibacter sp. Hel_I_6 genomic DNA carries:
- a CDS encoding N-acetyltransferase, protein MLKLNFNPTEKHLADIENWLIEEWNNSGSGFYSNWSMIPKAFRDKRLNIITENDYAIGFVVFRASDLDVEIDIAEIKPSERKRGIAKKLIDGTLDILKQNGILVAKLYCQPENSEKFWKKVGFKNFPKFIDDSQIYMFKPLVETLKSTEKTDGNSTIKLWNCGTHQADKKNEKWIWNLNFKADNETLIRPIIFPVSRDWHTELTLNGEKLKSIKVKYLRIDLCDYPGFMIIRKVSQ, encoded by the coding sequence GTGCTAAAATTAAACTTTAATCCTACCGAAAAACATCTTGCTGATATTGAAAATTGGTTGATTGAGGAGTGGAATAATTCTGGAAGTGGATTCTACTCAAATTGGAGTATGATACCAAAAGCTTTTAGAGATAAACGATTAAATATTATAACGGAAAATGATTATGCAATCGGATTTGTAGTATTTAGAGCTTCTGACTTAGATGTAGAGATTGATATTGCAGAGATAAAACCATCGGAAAGAAAAAGAGGAATTGCGAAAAAGTTAATAGACGGAACTTTAGATATTTTAAAACAAAATGGAATTTTAGTTGCTAAATTATATTGTCAACCCGAAAATTCAGAGAAATTTTGGAAAAAAGTAGGTTTCAAAAATTTTCCAAAATTTATTGATGATTCACAAATTTATATGTTTAAACCACTTGTAGAAACTTTAAAATCGACTGAAAAGACAGATGGAAATTCGACAATTAAATTATGGAATTGCGGAACACATCAAGCTGACAAAAAAAATGAAAAGTGGATTTGGAATTTGAATTTCAAAGCAGATAATGAAACTTTAATACGACCAATAATTTTCCCTGTTTCAAGAGATTGGCATACGGAATTAACCCTAAATGGAGAAAAATTAAAATCAATTAAAGTTAAATATTTACGAATAGATTTATGCGACTATCCAGGATTTATGATAATTAGAAAAGTAAGTCAATAA